A part of Tigriopus californicus strain San Diego chromosome 10, Tcal_SD_v2.1, whole genome shotgun sequence genomic DNA contains:
- the LOC131889415 gene encoding selenoprotein K-like, translated as MVYIDSQGRVLEARPWGLATLTDGFWGLITFMSLFFQTLINPDLTKKGTGYSTDYRSNGGRGPPPAGPRRRFGGFGPASGGGPSPPPMRGGG; from the coding sequence ATGGTGTACATTGACAGTCAGGGGCGTGTGCTGGAGGCCCGCCCCTGGGGCTTAGCCACCCTCACCGATGGCTTCTGGGGCCTGATCACCTTCATGAGTCTCTTCTTTCAAACCCTCATCAATCCCGACCTAACTAAAAAGGGCACGGGTTATTCGACCGATTATCGCTCTAATGGTGGTCGAGGACCGCCTCCCGCCGGTCCTCGTCGAAGATTCGGCGGATTCGGACCCGCCTCCGGGGGTGGACCTAGTCCCCCGCCCATGCGAGGCGGTGGATGA
- the LOC131889413 gene encoding beta-1,4-galactosyltransferase 1-like: MRYYKCLKDLGVNPWPYLGLGLTLIVFIHPGRFSVSFDHHVIQEEDLIPSLVALPDEGQVQSKCPLNLEHLAHPGFKSFPVEQGGGWNPPDCIPRFHSVLVIPYRDRPENLQQFLAFMHPFLQRQNLSYDIFVIEQAPGMAFNRAKLFNIGFREALKATSEAYCFIFHDVDLLPMDRRNIYACTRQPRHMTSHLDKFRYNLPYPQLFGGGIAILKDQFQAVNGFSNRFFGWGGEDDDLSQNRVLASGYQICRFPSDINRYQMLSHRPAPRMADNYRKFKAAGGSDHDGMILSRDGLSDLMYTVLARTREELYTKILVDLSTSMQ, encoded by the exons ATGAGATACTACAAATGTCTCAAGGATCTCGGTGTCAATCCGTGGCCTTATTTGGGCTTGGGTCTCACATTGATCGTCTTTATCCACCCTGGCCGTTTTTCGGTGAGCTTTGACCATCATGTGATTCAGGAGGAGGATCTCATCCCATCTTTGGTTGCCTTGCCCGATGAGGGCCAAGTTCAATCCAAATGCCCACTCAATCTGGAGCATCTCGCTCATCCTGGCTTCAAGTCCTTCCCTGTTGAGCAAGGAGGGGGCTGGAATCCTCCAGACTGTATCCCGCGATTTCATTCAGTTCTGGTCATTCCCTATCGAGATCGTCCGGAAAATCTCCAGCAGTTTCTGGCATTTATGCATCCTTTCTTACAACGTCAGAACTTGTCTTACGATATATTTGTCATCGAGCAAGCGCCGGGCATGGCCTTCAATCGGGCCAAATTATTCAACATCGGGTTCCGAGAGGCCTTGAAAGCCACATCCGAGGCttattgcttcattttccacGACGTCGATCTCTTACCCATGGATCGTCGAAATATTTATGCTTGCACGAGACAACCTCGACACATGACCTCTCATTTGGACAAGTTCCGATACAACTTACCCTATCCCCAGTTATTTGGAGGAGGTATTGCCATACTTAAAGACCAGTTCCAGGCTGTGAATGGATTCTCCAATCGTTTCTTCG GTTGGGGTGGCGAGGACGATGATCTGAGCCAGAATCGGGTGTTGGCCTCGGGTTATCAGATCTGTCGTTTTCCATCGGACATCAATCGCTATCAGATGTTGTCACATAGACCAGCCCCCAGGATGGCGGACAATTATCGGAAATTCAAGGCGGCAGGTGGATCCGATCACGATGGAATGATCTTATCGCGAGACGGTCTGAGCGATCTCATGTATACGGTCTTGGCTCGAACTAGAGAGGAGTTGTACACCAAAATCCTGGTCGACCTGTCCACATCAATGCAATAA